From Chryseobacterium sp. IHB B 17019, one genomic window encodes:
- a CDS encoding DNA methyltransferase translates to MGRQDYHWKHEPILYGWKEGASHSWNSDRKQSTVLEFNKPLRNAEHPTMKPLDIVSYLIKNSSKQKDIVGDGFLGSGSTLIACEMTWR, encoded by the coding sequence ATGGGAAGACAGGACTACCACTGGAAGCATGAGCCAATACTTTATGGATGGAAAGAAGGAGCTTCTCATTCTTGGAATTCTGACAGGAAACAATCTACAGTTTTAGAATTTAATAAGCCCTTGAGAAACGCAGAACATCCAACTATGAAGCCTCTGGATATCGTTTCTTATCTGATAAAAAATTCATCAAAACAAAAGGATATCGTAGGAGACGGTTTCCTCGGTTCTGGATCTACATTGATAGCGTGTGAGATGACTTGGAGATAA
- a CDS encoding DUF6443 domain-containing protein: MKKILIPIGTLLVSGFAYAQNQSSSTENYVYSKTYLDYNGTTPTKTSETVQYFDGLGRPKQVVNIKASPLGKDVVSPIIYDGFGRQTRDYLPVPQQGTNNGAIYSQTQGLVDFPIGDPTNTYINEKAFSEKVLENSPLDRVLQQKQVGSAWQTKPVQFGYDANIDGEVKKYIATFNYTTFTSSLSLSSTGYAAGQLYKNTVTDEDGNQTIEFKNGRGQVLLVRKVNGTENVDTYYVYNDYNQLAFVIPPLATLAADPNTVLNDLCYQYIYDGRNRLVEKKLPGKGWEYMVYNKADQLVMNQDTNLKSQGKWLFTKYDQFGRIIYTGITNNTSSRQTLQTVVTAAIYTFEIRSAGSFTISGMPIYYTNHALPGSLSQVLSINYYDSYPAYTFNPSFPTDILGEPTLTGTPTTEGLSTKSLPVMSLVKNIEDDNWTKNYTYYDKKGRAIGSYSINHLGGYTKMESKLDFAGVVLNTNTYHLRKQGEIGVTVKERFVYDNGNRLTQHYHQVDSKPEVLLTENSYNELSQLINKKVGNNLQSIDYAYNIRGWMTDINKAQMSLPDLGGKLFSYKIRYNEKVGITNPDPAQFTGKDVVARYNGNIAEVDWRTSEFNSSLTPKRYGYVYDKLNRLTAGYYQNPDNPYNKESTESLSYDLNGNISSLYRTSIPEFGNTTSTVIDNLEYVYNEGNKVSMINDHSQNPSGYEGGGGSIHYDLNGNMDIMPDKNINKITYNFLNLPKKVEYTGATVGIDYLYNAAGIKLQKKSPRTECGIVNCNSWIDVTDYLDGFHYLSALGSGTGGGGGGSSDMRSFSEQTSRAMEMQAYTVDQLNTTNTVTTLAQTPDLQFFPTAEGFYDYKKDLYIYQYKDHLGNVRVSFTKTGTGLLQVVDNNDYYPFGMNHFGTGSAMFGTGSYKNYKYNGKELQETGMYDYGARFYMPDIGRWGVVDPLAEQYRRHSTYNYAVNNPIRFIDPDGRGVASTGVRENKDGTYTVVSAKDDGNTGIYRADDKGNYDVETSDHIANSLTPRSFMGDDNKAVEGAVISFGDLSGNDFLNDLMGPNEPNIINYMKNGVGGAKYDFKTNGPNGEVNGIQEIPKEERAAYTYRGVLFSVDTGDKADNVAVVASARDVGNFAAGYIAGNNGLTWGTGRLGFDALQSWQQGGLATEGQTTQQAQKVGHTLGHKNYNNRRAAVYKTQSSNPLRGPK, encoded by the coding sequence ATGAAAAAAATCTTAATTCCTATAGGAACTTTATTGGTATCAGGTTTTGCTTATGCCCAAAACCAGTCAAGTTCCACGGAAAATTACGTTTATTCAAAAACCTATTTAGATTATAACGGAACCACGCCTACCAAAACTTCAGAAACCGTACAGTATTTCGATGGTTTAGGAAGACCCAAACAAGTGGTTAATATCAAAGCATCACCACTGGGGAAAGACGTTGTCAGTCCAATTATTTATGATGGATTTGGGCGTCAGACCAGAGATTATCTTCCCGTACCACAGCAGGGAACAAATAATGGAGCAATATATTCTCAAACACAGGGTTTAGTAGATTTTCCTATTGGAGATCCCACCAATACCTATATCAATGAAAAAGCATTTTCCGAGAAAGTATTGGAAAACTCACCTCTGGATAGGGTTTTGCAACAGAAACAAGTTGGATCGGCATGGCAAACCAAACCTGTACAATTTGGCTACGATGCTAATATTGATGGTGAAGTAAAGAAATATATAGCAACATTTAATTATACTACATTTACATCAAGCCTTAGCCTTTCTTCAACAGGATATGCAGCAGGCCAGTTGTATAAAAACACGGTTACAGACGAAGATGGCAACCAGACTATAGAATTCAAAAACGGACGGGGACAGGTTTTGCTGGTAAGGAAAGTGAACGGAACAGAAAATGTTGACACTTATTACGTTTATAACGATTACAATCAATTGGCGTTTGTAATTCCGCCGTTGGCTACTTTAGCAGCAGATCCTAATACGGTGCTTAATGATTTGTGCTATCAGTATATATATGACGGCAGGAACAGATTGGTTGAAAAGAAGCTTCCGGGCAAAGGCTGGGAATATATGGTGTATAACAAGGCTGATCAATTAGTGATGAATCAGGACACAAACCTTAAATCTCAAGGCAAGTGGCTGTTTACAAAATATGACCAGTTCGGGAGAATTATTTATACGGGAATTACCAATAATACAAGCTCAAGGCAAACTCTGCAAACCGTTGTTACAGCTGCTATTTATACATTTGAAATTCGTAGTGCCGGTTCTTTTACCATAAGCGGAATGCCAATTTATTATACGAACCATGCTCTTCCAGGAAGTTTGTCACAGGTTTTAAGCATCAATTATTACGATTCTTATCCAGCATATACTTTTAATCCTTCTTTCCCAACGGATATTTTAGGAGAACCTACTTTAACAGGTACTCCTACAACGGAAGGATTAAGCACCAAAAGCCTTCCAGTGATGAGTCTGGTAAAGAATATCGAAGATGATAACTGGACGAAGAATTACACCTATTACGATAAAAAAGGAAGAGCTATTGGGTCTTATTCCATTAACCACCTGGGAGGTTACACAAAAATGGAATCAAAACTTGATTTTGCAGGAGTTGTTTTAAATACAAATACTTATCACCTGAGAAAACAAGGTGAAATCGGAGTAACAGTAAAAGAACGTTTTGTATATGACAATGGAAACAGATTGACACAGCATTACCATCAGGTTGACAGTAAACCCGAAGTTCTTTTAACAGAAAATTCTTATAATGAACTTTCCCAGCTTATCAATAAAAAAGTGGGGAACAATCTTCAAAGTATTGATTATGCCTACAATATCCGTGGCTGGATGACCGATATTAATAAGGCCCAGATGAGCCTGCCTGATTTGGGAGGTAAATTATTTTCCTATAAGATCAGGTACAATGAAAAAGTGGGAATTACCAATCCGGATCCTGCTCAATTTACAGGAAAAGATGTTGTAGCGAGATATAACGGAAATATTGCAGAAGTAGACTGGAGAACCTCAGAGTTCAATTCATCGCTGACACCAAAAAGATATGGTTATGTTTATGACAAATTGAACAGGCTAACTGCAGGATATTATCAAAACCCGGATAATCCCTACAACAAAGAAAGCACGGAATCTCTGTCCTATGACCTGAATGGTAATATCTCGAGTCTTTACAGAACCTCAATTCCTGAATTTGGCAATACTACATCTACGGTAATTGATAATCTGGAATATGTTTATAATGAGGGGAACAAAGTTTCAATGATCAATGATCACTCACAAAACCCTTCAGGCTATGAAGGCGGCGGAGGCAGTATTCATTATGATTTGAACGGGAATATGGATATCATGCCGGATAAGAATATTAATAAGATCACTTACAACTTTTTGAATCTTCCTAAAAAGGTAGAATACACAGGAGCAACAGTTGGGATCGATTACCTGTACAATGCCGCAGGTATCAAGCTTCAGAAAAAATCACCAAGGACAGAATGTGGCATAGTGAACTGTAACAGCTGGATTGATGTTACGGATTACCTTGACGGTTTTCATTATTTATCTGCTTTAGGTTCAGGAACCGGTGGCGGAGGGGGTGGCTCCAGCGATATGCGTTCTTTTTCAGAACAGACATCAAGGGCAATGGAAATGCAGGCATATACTGTGGATCAGTTAAATACCACCAATACGGTAACCACATTAGCTCAAACACCTGATCTTCAGTTTTTCCCGACAGCAGAAGGATTTTACGATTATAAAAAAGATCTGTATATTTACCAGTATAAAGATCACCTAGGTAATGTAAGGGTAAGTTTTACAAAAACCGGGACAGGGCTTTTACAAGTGGTGGACAATAATGATTATTATCCATTCGGGATGAACCATTTTGGAACCGGCAGTGCAATGTTTGGAACCGGAAGCTATAAGAATTATAAGTACAACGGAAAGGAGTTACAGGAGACCGGAATGTATGACTATGGCGCAAGATTTTATATGCCGGATATTGGAAGGTGGGGTGTCGTAGATCCGCTGGCGGAACAATATCGCAGACACTCGACTTATAATTATGCAGTAAACAATCCTATACGTTTTATTGATCCGGACGGTCGTGGTGTTGCAAGTACCGGTGTGAGAGAGAATAAAGATGGCACCTATACTGTTGTAAGCGCAAAAGATGATGGAAATACTGGAATTTATCGAGCAGATGATAAAGGTAATTATGATGTAGAAACCTCAGATCATATTGCTAATTCTTTAACTCCCCGTTCTTTTATGGGAGACGATAACAAAGCGGTTGAAGGCGCTGTAATAAGCTTTGGAGATTTGAGTGGTAATGACTTTCTTAATGACTTGATGGGTCCTAATGAGCCTAATATTATTAATTATATGAAAAATGGTGTAGGTGGTGCAAAATATGATTTCAAAACTAATGGTCCTAATGGAGAAGTAAATGGTATTCAAGAAATTCCTAAAGAAGAAAGAGCAGCCTACACTTATCGAGGTGTTTTATTTTCTGTAGACACAGGAGATAAAGCAGATAATGTTGCTGTTGTAGCTTCAGCTAGGGACGTTGGAAATTTTGCAGCGGGATATATTGCAGGAAATAATGGTTTAACTTGGGGAACAGGAAGATTAGGATTTGATGCTCTTCAAAGTTGGCAACAAGGTGGTTTAGCTACTGAAGGACAAACAACCCAGCAAGCACAAAAAGTAGGACATACTCTCGGACATAAAAACTATAATAATAGACGTGCTGCAGTTTACAAGACTCAATCTTCAAATCCATTACGCGGACCTAAATAA